From the Lathyrus oleraceus cultivar Zhongwan6 chromosome 4, CAAS_Psat_ZW6_1.0, whole genome shotgun sequence genome, one window contains:
- the LOC127075179 gene encoding transcription factor BHLH089, whose product MDPGSMMNEGSFPNGSGNTTPFSLAEIWQFPAAINGGGGGLGLRRPQFGTGLGQFGEFGTGSNRDVDGPDPRVVLNHGVVGGKKRRDSEDVDSPKCVSTSNGGANAVNDIDGKRSKALGNRIDDGKVEGEASSGKPAEQSSKPPPPDPPKQDYIHVRARRGQATDSHSLAERARREKISERMKILQDLVPGCNKVIGKALVLDEIINYIQSLQRQVEFLSMKLEAVNSRLNTGIEVFPPKDYGQQTYDLAGMPFVSQATREPSRGSSPEWLHMQVGGGFERTS is encoded by the exons ATGGATCCGGGTTCGATGATGAACGAGGGTTCATTTCCGAATGGGAGTGGGAATACGACGCCGTTTAGTTTAGCGGAGATCTGGCAGTTTCCAGCTGCAATTAATGGCGGCGGAGGTGGATTGGGACTTAGAAGGCCGCAATTTGGAACCGGTTTGGGACAGTTTGGTGAATTTGGAACCGGTTCGAACCGGGACGTGGATGGACCGGACCCGAGAGTTGTTTTGAACCATGGTGTTGTTGGTGGTAAGAAGAGGCGTGACTCGGAAGATGTTGATTCACCTAAGTGTGTTTCCACCAGTAATGGCGGTGCCAATGCCGTG AATGATATTGATGGAAAACGGTCTAAAGCATTAGGGAACAGAATTGATGATGGTAAAGTTGAAGGAGAAGCCAGTTCAGGAAAGCCTGCGGAGCAAAGCAGTAAGCCGCCTCCTCCCGACCCTCCGAAGCAAGATTACATCCACGTCCGAGCTAGAAGGGGTCAAGCTACTGATAGCCATAGTCTTGCAGAACGC GCTAGAAGGGAAAAGATTAGTGAAAGGATGAAAATTCTTCAGGATTTAGTTCCTGGTTGTAATAAG GTTATTGGGAAAGCATTGGTCCTTGATGaaataattaattatattcaATCACTTCAGCGCCAAGTGGAG TTTTTGTCAATGAAACTTGAAGCAGTTAATTCGAGACTCAACACTGGCATTGAAGTCTTTCCTCCAAAAGAT TATGGTCAACAAACATATGATCTAGCCGGCATGCCATTTGTTTCACAAGCTACAAGAGAGCCAAGCAGAGGATCATCCCCAGAATGGTTACATATGCAGGTAGGTGGCGGTTTCGAAAGAACATCGTAG